In Bradyrhizobium sp. CCBAU 051011, the following are encoded in one genomic region:
- a CDS encoding F0F1 ATP synthase subunit C codes for MEPAAAKLIGAGIACIGMGGAGVGVGIIFGNYLAAAVRNPSAAQGQFGNLIFGFAVTEALGIFSLLIALLLLFVPL; via the coding sequence ATGGAACCGGCAGCAGCTAAACTTATCGGCGCGGGCATCGCATGCATCGGCATGGGCGGCGCAGGCGTCGGCGTGGGCATCATCTTCGGCAACTACCTTGCCGCGGCGGTGCGCAATCCTTCGGCTGCCCAGGGCCAGTTCGGCAACCTGATCTTCGGCTTCGCCGTGACCGAAGCGCTCGGCATTTTCTCGCTGCTGATCGCGCTGCTGCTGCTGTTCGTTCCGCTCTGA
- a CDS encoding F0F1 ATP synthase subunit B' — MAEKSHGTPAKGTGAHTEADGGHGGGFPPFESSTFASQLVSLAIAFVALYVIVSRIALPRVESVIDARQNAIEGDLAAAQKFKDESDAALKAYETELASARTRAQAIGNETREKLNAAAEAERKTLEDQLNAKLAAAEKQIAATRQTAMSNVRGIAADAAGAIVQRLTGVLPDSKAVSSAVDASLKG; from the coding sequence GTGGCTGAAAAAAGTCATGGTACCCCGGCCAAGGGCACCGGCGCCCACACCGAAGCCGACGGCGGACACGGCGGAGGATTTCCTCCGTTCGAGTCGAGCACGTTTGCTTCGCAGCTGGTCTCGCTCGCCATCGCGTTCGTCGCGCTCTACGTCATCGTCTCTCGCATCGCGCTGCCGCGCGTCGAAAGCGTGATCGACGCGCGTCAAAACGCGATCGAGGGCGATCTGGCGGCGGCGCAGAAGTTCAAGGACGAGTCGGACGCGGCGCTGAAGGCGTACGAGACCGAACTCGCCTCCGCCCGCACCCGCGCGCAGGCCATCGGCAACGAGACCCGCGAGAAGCTGAATGCGGCTGCGGAAGCCGAGCGCAAGACGCTGGAAGACCAGCTCAACGCCAAGCTTGCCGCCGCCGAGAAGCAGATCGCGGCGACGCGGCAAACCGCGATGAGCAATGTCCGCGGCATCGCCGCGGATGCGGCCGGCGCGATCGTCCAGCGTCTCACCGGCGTGCTGCCCGACAGCAAGGCGGTGAGCAGCGCCGTCGACGCTTCGTTGAAGGGATAG
- a CDS encoding ATP F0F1 synthase subunit B (Produces ATP from ADP in the presence of a proton gradient across the membrane. Subunit B is part of the membrane proton channel.), with protein sequence MFTQPETWVAIAFIILLVLFAYLGIHKTVLTALDHRSERIKAELDDARRLKEEAAKLLGEYQTRRASAEREAEEIVANAKAEAERIATEAKAKMEDFVARRTKTAEGKIALAEAQALADVRAAAANAAVEAASTILSKSVKGSVADDLLAKGIAEVRAKLN encoded by the coding sequence ATGTTCACCCAACCGGAAACCTGGGTCGCAATCGCCTTCATCATCCTGCTGGTGCTGTTTGCCTATCTCGGCATCCACAAGACGGTGCTGACGGCGCTCGATCATCGCAGCGAACGCATCAAGGCCGAACTTGACGACGCCCGCCGTCTGAAAGAGGAGGCCGCCAAGCTGCTCGGCGAGTACCAGACTCGCCGCGCCAGCGCCGAGCGCGAGGCCGAGGAGATCGTCGCCAACGCCAAAGCCGAGGCCGAGCGCATCGCGACCGAAGCCAAGGCCAAGATGGAAGACTTCGTCGCCCGCCGCACCAAGACCGCCGAAGGCAAGATCGCACTTGCCGAGGCCCAGGCTTTGGCTGACGTCCGTGCCGCCGCCGCCAACGCCGCGGTCGAAGCCGCCTCGACCATCCTGTCGAAGTCGGTCAAGGGCTCGGTCGCCGACGACCTGCTCGCCAAGGGCATTGCGGAAGTTCGCGCCAAGCTGAACTGA
- a CDS encoding GNAT family N-acetyltransferase, whose product MALFRLPTSGPAALVPRGRGLLLRAPQMSDFPQWAQLRESSRAYLTPWEPIWPSDDLTRAGFRRRLRRYAEDIAADRSYPFIIFREADGVMIGGITLANVRRGIVQAGTIGYWVGEPHAHRGYMTAALRVLLPTLFGELNLHRIEAACIPSNSPSIRVLEKCGFTREGLARRYLCINGVWQDHLLFGLLHEDFRG is encoded by the coding sequence ATGGCCCTGTTTCGGTTGCCAACCAGCGGACCTGCCGCGCTTGTGCCGCGCGGCCGCGGCCTCCTGCTGCGTGCGCCGCAGATGTCGGATTTCCCGCAATGGGCGCAATTGCGCGAATCGAGCCGCGCCTACCTGACGCCATGGGAACCGATCTGGCCGTCGGACGATCTGACCCGCGCCGGCTTTCGCCGCCGGTTGCGCCGCTACGCCGAGGATATCGCCGCCGACCGGTCCTATCCGTTCATCATCTTCCGCGAGGCGGATGGCGTCATGATCGGCGGCATCACCCTTGCCAATGTCCGCCGCGGCATCGTGCAGGCCGGCACCATCGGCTATTGGGTTGGCGAACCCCACGCCCATCGCGGCTACATGACCGCGGCCTTGCGGGTGCTGCTGCCGACGCTGTTCGGCGAGCTCAATTTGCATCGCATCGAGGCCGCCTGCATTCCCTCCAATTCGCCGTCGATCCGGGTGCTGGAGAAATGCGGCTTCACCCGCGAGGGGCTGGCGCGGCGCTATCTCTGCATCAACGGGGTCTGGCAGGACCATCTGCTGTTCGGCCTGCTGCACGAGGATTTTCGCGGCTGA
- a CDS encoding pitrilysin family protein, which translates to MSVDVTKLPSGLTVVTDTMPHLETAALGVWAGVGGRDEKPNEHGISHLLEHMAFKGTTRRSSREIVEEIEAVGGDLNAGTSTETTAYYARVMKADVPLALDVLSDILTNPSFVPDELEREKSVIVQEIGAAQDTPDDVVFEHLNELCFPDQPMGRSLLGTAKTLKKFDRDMLRGYLSTHYRGPDMVVAAAGAVDHKRVVEEAAQKFASFDATPGPKPQPAMFGQGGSRVVHRDLEQAHLTLALEGVPQTDLSLFSLQVFTNMLGGGMSSRLFQEVREKRGLCYSIYTFHAPYADTGFFGLYTGTDPGDAPEMMEVIVDVINDAVETLTEAEIARAKAQMKAGLLMALESCSSRAEQLARHILAYGRPLTVEELVARIDAVSVESTQSAAHALLSRSRPAVVALGSGRGLDTAVSFAEGLTRSKAKTLLH; encoded by the coding sequence ATGAGTGTCGACGTGACCAAGCTGCCGTCCGGCCTGACCGTCGTCACCGACACCATGCCGCATCTGGAAACCGCGGCGCTCGGCGTCTGGGCCGGTGTCGGCGGCCGCGACGAAAAGCCAAACGAGCACGGCATCTCGCATCTGCTCGAACACATGGCTTTCAAGGGCACGACGCGGCGCTCCTCGCGCGAGATTGTCGAGGAGATCGAGGCGGTCGGCGGCGATCTCAACGCTGGCACCTCGACCGAGACCACGGCCTATTATGCGCGGGTGATGAAGGCCGACGTGCCGCTCGCGCTCGATGTGCTCTCCGACATCCTCACCAACCCGTCCTTCGTGCCCGATGAGCTCGAGCGCGAGAAGAGCGTCATCGTGCAGGAAATCGGCGCGGCGCAGGATACGCCTGATGACGTCGTGTTCGAGCACCTCAACGAACTCTGCTTTCCGGACCAGCCGATGGGCCGCTCGCTGCTCGGCACCGCCAAGACGCTGAAGAAATTCGATCGCGACATGCTGCGCGGCTATCTCTCCACGCATTACCGCGGGCCCGACATGGTGGTGGCGGCCGCCGGTGCTGTTGACCACAAGCGCGTGGTGGAGGAAGCAGCGCAGAAATTTGCCAGCTTCGACGCCACGCCCGGGCCGAAGCCGCAACCGGCGATGTTCGGCCAGGGCGGCTCGCGCGTGGTGCACCGCGACCTCGAACAGGCGCACCTGACGCTGGCGCTGGAAGGCGTGCCGCAGACCGACCTGTCGCTGTTCTCGCTGCAGGTCTTCACCAATATGCTCGGCGGCGGAATGTCGTCGCGGCTGTTCCAGGAAGTGCGCGAGAAGCGCGGCCTGTGCTACTCGATCTACACCTTCCACGCGCCCTATGCCGACACCGGCTTTTTCGGCCTTTACACCGGCACCGATCCCGGCGACGCGCCGGAAATGATGGAAGTGATCGTCGACGTCATCAATGATGCGGTGGAAACCCTCACCGAAGCCGAAATCGCCCGCGCCAAGGCGCAGATGAAGGCGGGCCTGTTGATGGCGCTGGAAAGCTGCTCGTCCCGGGCCGAACAATTGGCGCGGCACATTTTGGCCTATGGCCGTCCCCTGACGGTGGAAGAACTGGTGGCGCGAATCGACGCCGTCAGCGTCGAATCCACCCAAAGCGCAGCCCACGCGCTATTGTCGCGTAGCCGGCCGGCGGTCGTCGCACTGGGCAGCGGCAGGGGTCTGGACACGGCGGTATCTTTTGCGGAAGGATTGACGCGGTCGAAGGCGAAGACGCTTCTGCATTAA
- the thrC gene encoding threonine synthase, which produces MTRYISTRGEAPVLGFCDVMLTGLARDGGLYVPEVWPQLSREAIASFFGRPYWEVAVDVIKPFAAGEISDADLGRMANEAYATFRHPAVVPLNQVSPNQFVLELFHGPTLAFKDVAMQLISRLMDHVLAKRNQRTTIVVATSGDTGGAAVDAFAGLDNVDLVVLFPNGRISDVQRRMMTTTGAANVHALAIEGTFDDCQAILKSMFNHHGFRDAVSLSGVNSINWARIVAQVVYYFTSAVALGAPARTVDFTVPTGNFGDIFAGYVAKKMGLPVRWLRIASNINDILPRTLKTGIYEVREVHASASPSMDIQVSSNFERLLFEASRRDADSVRRLMASLKQSGRFVLPDAMLAAIREEFDAGRADETETSAAIRTAWREAGELVDPHTAVALAVADRDTSDSKIPNIVLSTAHPAKFPDAVEAACGVRPQLPAWLDGLMTKSEHITVMKNDSAEVERFVRSVSRAAKQGVTG; this is translated from the coding sequence TTGACGCGCTATATTTCGACGCGGGGGGAAGCCCCCGTTCTGGGTTTCTGCGATGTGATGCTGACCGGGCTCGCCCGCGACGGCGGCCTCTATGTGCCCGAGGTCTGGCCGCAACTATCGCGCGAGGCCATCGCCTCCTTCTTCGGCCGGCCCTATTGGGAAGTCGCCGTCGACGTGATCAAGCCGTTTGCCGCAGGCGAAATCTCCGACGCCGATCTCGGTCGCATGGCGAATGAGGCCTACGCCACATTCCGCCATCCCGCGGTGGTGCCGCTGAATCAGGTCAGCCCCAACCAGTTCGTGCTGGAGCTGTTCCACGGCCCGACGCTGGCGTTCAAGGACGTCGCGATGCAGTTGATCTCGCGGCTGATGGATCACGTGCTGGCCAAGCGCAACCAGCGCACCACCATCGTGGTTGCGACCTCGGGCGACACCGGCGGCGCCGCGGTCGATGCGTTCGCGGGTCTCGACAATGTCGATCTGGTCGTGCTGTTCCCGAACGGGCGCATCTCCGACGTGCAGCGGCGGATGATGACGACGACCGGCGCCGCCAACGTGCATGCGCTGGCGATCGAGGGCACGTTCGACGATTGCCAGGCTATCCTGAAGTCGATGTTCAACCATCACGGCTTTCGCGACGCGGTCTCGCTGTCGGGCGTCAACTCGATCAACTGGGCTCGGATCGTCGCCCAGGTGGTGTACTATTTCACCTCGGCCGTCGCGCTCGGCGCGCCCGCGCGCACGGTTGATTTTACCGTGCCGACCGGCAATTTCGGCGACATTTTTGCAGGCTACGTCGCCAAGAAAATGGGCCTGCCGGTGCGCTGGCTCCGCATCGCCTCCAACATCAACGACATCCTGCCGCGCACGCTCAAAACCGGCATCTATGAAGTGCGCGAAGTTCACGCCTCTGCTTCGCCCTCGATGGACATCCAGGTCTCCTCGAATTTCGAGCGGCTGCTGTTCGAGGCGAGCCGCCGCGATGCTGACAGCGTCCGCCGGCTGATGGCCTCGCTGAAGCAGTCCGGCCGCTTCGTGCTGCCGGATGCCATGCTGGCCGCGATCCGCGAGGAGTTTGACGCCGGCCGCGCCGACGAGACCGAAACCTCGGCCGCGATCCGCACCGCCTGGCGCGAGGCCGGCGAACTCGTCGATCCCCATACCGCGGTGGCGCTGGCGGTGGCCGATCGCGACACCTCGGATTCGAAGATCCCCAACATCGTGCTGTCGACCGCGCATCCGGCCAAGTTCCCCGATGCCGTGGAAGCCGCCTGCGGCGTGCGGCCGCAACTGCCGGCCTGGCTCGACGGCCTGATGACCAAATCCGAACACATCACGGTGATGAAAAACGATTCAGCCGAAGTGGAGCGATTCGTGCGCTCGGTGAGCCGTGCCGCGAAGCAGGGAGTAACCGGATGA
- a CDS encoding lipoprotein-releasing ABC transporter permease subunit: MEKVPRPLPFSAFEWLVSGRYLRARRKEGFISVIAGFSFLGIMLGVATLIIVMAVMNGFRKELVDKIVGLNGHLLVQPLESPLTDWEDVTERIRRVPDIKLAAPVVDGPALASSAHNASGVLIRGIRSDDLNKLAAIAGNIQQGSLDGFNQGQGVAIGRRLADQLSLRAGDNITLVAPDGAVKSKGTNARIKPYKVAAVFSIDMSEYDSVMVFLPLAEAQAYFNRGNDVSAIEVFIEGSPDKVDSFRRPVADAAGRPVFLVDWRRRTSAFFAALQVERNVMFLILTLIVLVAALNIVSGLIMLVKDKGSDIAILRTVGASRGAIMRVFLIAGAAIGVLGTMTGLLVGMLVCLNIETIRQFLSWITNTELFPPKLYFLSKLPAEIDFGETAAVVVMALTLSFLATLYPSWRAARLDPVEALRYG; the protein is encoded by the coding sequence ATGGAAAAGGTCCCGCGTCCCCTGCCGTTTTCGGCATTCGAATGGCTCGTGTCCGGGCGCTACTTGCGGGCGCGGCGCAAGGAAGGCTTCATTTCCGTCATCGCCGGTTTTTCCTTCCTCGGCATCATGCTCGGCGTGGCGACGCTGATTATCGTGATGGCCGTCATGAACGGCTTCCGCAAGGAACTGGTGGACAAGATCGTCGGCCTGAACGGCCATCTTCTGGTGCAGCCGCTGGAGTCGCCGCTGACGGACTGGGAGGATGTTACGGAGCGCATCAGGCGGGTTCCAGACATCAAGCTCGCCGCTCCCGTCGTGGACGGCCCGGCGCTGGCATCGTCGGCGCACAATGCTTCCGGCGTCCTCATTCGCGGCATTCGCTCCGATGATCTGAACAAACTCGCCGCGATCGCCGGCAACATCCAGCAGGGCTCGCTGGATGGGTTCAATCAGGGGCAGGGGGTCGCCATCGGCCGCCGGCTTGCCGATCAATTGTCGCTGCGTGCCGGCGACAACATCACGCTGGTCGCGCCGGATGGAGCCGTGAAGTCGAAGGGCACGAACGCCCGTATCAAGCCGTACAAGGTTGCGGCGGTGTTCAGCATCGACATGTCGGAATATGATTCCGTCATGGTGTTTCTGCCGCTCGCCGAGGCACAGGCCTATTTCAACCGTGGCAATGACGTGAGCGCCATCGAAGTTTTCATCGAAGGCAGCCCGGACAAGGTCGACAGTTTTCGCAGGCCGGTGGCTGACGCGGCAGGGCGGCCGGTGTTCCTGGTCGATTGGAGGCGGCGGACCTCGGCCTTCTTCGCAGCGCTCCAGGTCGAACGCAATGTCATGTTCCTGATCCTGACCTTGATCGTGCTGGTCGCCGCGCTGAACATCGTGTCGGGCCTGATCATGCTGGTGAAGGACAAGGGCAGCGACATCGCCATTCTGCGCACCGTCGGCGCCTCGCGCGGCGCGATCATGCGGGTGTTCCTGATCGCAGGTGCTGCGATCGGCGTGCTCGGCACGATGACCGGATTGCTCGTCGGCATGCTGGTTTGTCTGAATATCGAAACGATCCGGCAATTTCTGTCCTGGATCACCAATACCGAGCTGTTTCCGCCAAAACTCTACTTCTTGTCGAAGCTGCCGGCAGAGATCGATTTTGGAGAGACCGCCGCCGTTGTGGTCATGGCATTGACGCTGTCGTTCCTCGCCACGCTCTATCCCTCCTGGCGCGCCGCGCGGCTCGATCCGGTCGAAGCGCTTCGGTACGGGTGA
- a CDS encoding cupin domain-containing protein, translating into MEIKRSGSQPSGKGPAEYFTGSVRVDPLFQAANPARVAGAHVTFEPGARTAWHTHPLGQTLIVTSGRGWVQVWGGRVEEIHPGDVIWFPPGEKHWHGATPATAMTHIAIQERLDGKAVDWMEKVSDEQYRT; encoded by the coding sequence ATGGAAATCAAGCGAAGCGGCTCACAGCCGTCCGGCAAGGGGCCTGCGGAATACTTCACCGGCAGCGTGCGCGTCGACCCGCTATTCCAGGCCGCAAATCCCGCGCGCGTCGCCGGCGCCCACGTCACATTCGAGCCGGGCGCGCGCACGGCATGGCACACCCATCCGCTGGGCCAAACGTTGATCGTCACCTCCGGCCGCGGCTGGGTGCAGGTCTGGGGCGGGCGCGTCGAGGAAATTCATCCGGGCGACGTCATCTGGTTTCCGCCGGGCGAAAAACACTGGCATGGCGCGACGCCGGCAACGGCGATGACGCACATTGCCATTCAGGAGCGGCTCGACGGCAAGGCCGTCGACTGGATGGAAAAAGTCAGCGACGAACAGTATCGGACTTGA